TAGTATTTGGTATTTGAACTACCCAGTTAGCATCTATGTTTGCAGACACAGGTGATCGCTGCTGAGCATAACAAAATCTGCCTACTGTTACTATTAGCATGAACAAGAGCAAAAATGTAAATAGACTTTTCATATCAGATTACAAATATATAAGCTATTTGTTGAAAATAAAAATTTTTTTATACCTTGCTGGGGGGATTTATTGAAAAATACCTCTAAGCCTAAAGGTTAGTTTCATTTGGCATAAAAATTGACCTACGAATAAGGAGCATAGTAAATTAAAACTTACTTGAGTACACTAAAAAGAAAGTTTATTTATATTTGCATAATTCAAAAAAATTATAGAAATTAGCTTTATCAAATATGAAGTACTGGTATATTACATTCTTCTGGGTGGTAGCTACACTGTCAAGCAATGTATTAATTGCACAGCATGCTTATCCTGAAGGGTTACGTACAGGTGAAAAAGCACCTGAATTCTCCGCTACGGATATAGAAGGGCGAACAGTAGATTTGAAAGAACTTATTAAGAAAGGTCCTGTTATTCTCGTTTTTTATCGTGCCAAAGTGTGTCCTTACGGTAAGCAGGAAATTTATGATTTTCAAGACAAAATGATACAATTAGCAAAAGCAGGTAGAACCGTAGTGGCTATAGGACCCGATCGCGAAATGGCTAAACAATCTTTTGCTCGCGCAGGCATTACAAATGAAGTTCCATTTATAGAAGATAAAAATTATATTATCCAAGATAAATACAAAGTTACTTATCGTTTGGATGAATTAACAAAAGAGTTGTATGAGAAAAAAGGTATGAAAGTAGACAAGGCAGACGCTGATGGCTCATATCCACTAGCTATGCCCACTGTATACATCATAAGTCCTGAGGGAAGAGTAAAGTATGCTAATTGCAACACAGATAGCAAACCTGAACAAACTATGAGCTACGTTGAAAAAATATTAAATGAATAATAACCATAGGTATCTTTGCGGCTTATTTGCGTATGGCAGATTATCACAAGGATAGGTAAGTTTTTTGATTTGAAAGTGTTTTCTGAACACGTCTATCCTTGCATAACCCATAACTTCTGAACTCAATTCTATGAGTATAGATAAAATACACAAATTTATTTTAACCGTGCTAATGGCATCCTTGTTATTACCAGGCTGTACTATTGTCAGACCAGGACAGGTAGGCGTAAAGCAAAGATTAGGTAAAATCAAGGGTGATATTAAAAAACAAGGATTTTACTTTATCAATCCGCTTACCACCAAAATGATAAAGGTACCCACACGAACTATCAACATGCCCGTAAGTTTAGACCGATTGCCCTCCAAAGAAGGTTTATCTATTGATTGTGAATTAGCAATAATGTTTAGAATTGCCCCTGAAGCTGCCATAAAAGTAGTAGAAACCATTGGTATAAAACATGGTGAGAAGGTTATTTTGAGTGTCCTACGATCCGCAGCAGCAGACGTAACTGCACAGTTTTTTGCTAAAGACCTACATACATCAGAGCGTAAAAATATAGAAGCTGCTATTGCTAAAAAAATGACCGATATTTTAGGCGATAGAGGTTTTATCGTAGAAGCAGTT
This Bacteroidia bacterium DNA region includes the following protein-coding sequences:
- a CDS encoding prohibitin family protein, yielding MSIDKIHKFILTVLMASLLLPGCTIVRPGQVGVKQRLGKIKGDIKKQGFYFINPLTTKMIKVPTRTINMPVSLDRLPSKEGLSIDCELAIMFRIAPEAAIKVVETIGIKHGEKVILSVLRSAAADVTAQFFAKDLHTSERKNIEAAIAKKMTDILGDRGFIVEAVLLKSIQLPENLSRAIEDKLRAEQEAETMKFILEKEKQEAERLRIQAEGIRNAQKILSEGLNELIIKYKSLEVFEKLSQSNNTKIIITDGKTPVLINDEKK
- a CDS encoding peroxiredoxin family protein, whose protein sequence is MKYWYITFFWVVATLSSNVLIAQHAYPEGLRTGEKAPEFSATDIEGRTVDLKELIKKGPVILVFYRAKVCPYGKQEIYDFQDKMIQLAKAGRTVVAIGPDREMAKQSFARAGITNEVPFIEDKNYIIQDKYKVTYRLDELTKELYEKKGMKVDKADADGSYPLAMPTVYIISPEGRVKYANCNTDSKPEQTMSYVEKILNE